The Pseudomonas sp. Marseille-Q3773 DNA window AGCGACAGCACGAAGGGCGGCAGCCCGGCGCGCATCAGCAAGTAGCTGACGAGCAGCGACCCGGTGCGGTTGTTGCCTTCGATGAACAGCTGCGGCCTGCTGAGGATGCGCACGTAGACACCGGCGGCCCGCTTCCAGATCGAATCACTGCGGTAGGCGCTGTACCAGTTGTACAGGTCCTTGATACCGCCCTCGACGTTGTTGAAGAAGTGCGCCTCGGTCGCGGCAAGATGCGCGGCGAACTCCCGGCGCCGGGCGGGGCCGCTGCCGCACAGCACGGTGGCATTGATCTCCAGCATCAGGTTCAGCTGCTGCAGGTCGAAAAGGTCGATACCGCGTGCGACGTACTCGTCAATCAAGGCATAGCCTTCAACCACATTCAGCAGCACCTCGTCGGTGAACGGGTCGCGCGGCTCGGTGAAGTGTTCGCTGAGTTCGGCAAAACGGCCCTGCACCTCGCGCAGTGCGCGCTCTACCGCTGGCAGATCAAGACGACGCGTGGCTGGCATTGGAAATCTCGAGTAACCCTTCAACGGAAAATGACGCGGGCCAGGTTCAGCTGAACTTGCCGCTGATGTAGTCGGCGGTCAGTTGCTCGCGCGGGTTCTGGAAGATTTGCGTAGTCGGCCCCATTTCTACCAGGTAGCCGGTGCGGGTGCCCTGGGAGATGTCGACCGAGAAGAACGCGGTCTGGTCAGCCACACGAATCGCCTGCTGCATGTTGTGGGTAACCAGGGCGATGGTGTAGTCCTTCTTCAATTCGACCATCAGCTCTTCCACCCGGCGGGTGGCGATGGGGTCGAGCGCCGAACACGGCTCGTCCAGCAGCAGCACTTCCGGCTCGGTGGCGATGGCGCGGGCGATGCACAGGCGTTGCTGCTGGCCACCGGACAGCGACAGGCCGCTGACCTTGAGCTTGTCCTTGACTTCGTCCCACAGCGCGGCGCCCTGCAGCGCATGCTTGACGCGGTCGCCGATGTCACCCTTGTAGCGGTTCAGGCGCAGGCCGAAGGCGACGTTGTCGAAAATGCTCATCGAGAACGGGTTGGGCTGCTGGAACACCATGCCGATATAGCGGCGCACCACGACCGGATCGACGCCCTTGCCATAGACATCCTGGCCGAGGAAATGCACGTGGCCTTCGAAACGGAAGCCCTTGACCAGGTCGTTCATGCGGTTGAGGCTGCGCAGCACGGTACTCTTGCCACAGCCGGACGGGCCGATGAAACCGGTGATCTGGTTCTTGCGGATCGGTACGTGGCTGTCGCGCACGGCCATGAAGTTGCCGTAGAAAATCTTGTCCAGCTTGCAGTCCATGACGATGGGGGCTTCGCTGACCACGGGAGCGGCTTTTTGCGCAGTGGATACGTTCAAGGTCGAATGCTCCCTTTCTCAGTACTTGGGTTTGCCGAATACTCGGCTCAGAATGTTGATTACCAGCACGATCATCACCAGTACCAGCGAGGCCGCCCAGGCGAGCTCGAGCTGGTTGTCGAATGGCATGCCGGAGAAGTTGTAGATCAGCACGGCCAGCGAGGCCGTCGGGTTCATCACGGCCAGGTCGCCGTCATGCAGGATCCAGTAGTTGCTGAACAACGCGGTGAACAACAGTGGCGCCGTTTCGCCGGCGGCACGCGCCACGGCCAGCATGACGCCAGTGAGGATCGCCGGCAGGCCGGTGGGCAGGACGATTTTCCAGATCACCTGGGCCCGGGTGCAGCCCATGCCATAGGCGGCATCCTTCATGATCTTGGGCACCATCTTCATTGACTCTTCCGCGGTCAGCACGACGATGGGCAGCATCAATACCGCCAGGGCCACGCCGCCTGCCGGCGCCGAGTAGGTGCCGGTAGTCATCACCACCAGGGCGTAGGCGAATACCCCGGCCAGGATCGATGGCAGGCCGGTGAGCATCCGGGCAGCGAAGCGCGCAGCGTTGGCCAGCTTGCTGTCCGGGCCGAGTTCGGCCAGGAACACCGCGGCCAGAATGCCGACCGGCACGGCGATGGCCGCAGCAATACCGACCATGACGAAGGTGCCGACCATGGCGTTGCCAAAGCCTCCGCCCATCTCGAAACCGGTGGGCGGCAGCTCGGTGAACACTTCCAGGTTGAGGCGTGCACCACCGCGGGTGATCAGCATGTACAGCACCGAAACCAGCGGCACGCTGGCCACCAGCGCCGCGCACCAGGCCAGCGTGGTCAGCACCAGGCTGCGCAGGGAACGGCCTTCCAGCTTGCGCTGCAGGCTGGGCAGCGCCTTGGTCGGGGTGGTCAGGTCGGTCATCATTTGTTACCCCGCTGGGCGTAGAGCATGATCATCGAGCCGAGTACGTTCACCAGCAGGGTGATGAACATCAGTACCAGCGCGGCGTACATCAGTACTTCGACCTCGTTCGGGCCGGCCTCCGGGAAGTTCAGGGCCAGCAGCGCGGCCAGGGTGTTGGCCGGGGCGAACAAGGACACGGAAATGTTGTTGGCATTGCCGACCAGCATGGCCAGCGCCATGGTTTCGCCCAGCGCCCGGCCCAGGCCGAGCACCAGCGAACCGAAGATGCCGGTGGCCGCGGACGGCACCATCACCTTGAGGATCGCCTCCCAGTGGGTGGCGCCCAGGCCGTAGGCCGCCTGCTTGGTTTTCATTGGCACGCTGGTCAGCGCATCCTGCGAAACGGCGGCGATGGTCGGCAGAATCATGATGGCCAGCACCAGCGCGGCAGGCAGCAGCCCGGGCCCGCTCAGCGAGGTGCCAAAAAACGGAATCCAGCCCAGCTCGCTGTTCAGCCAGGTGGTCAGTGGGCGGATGGCCGGGATCACCACGTAGATGCCCCACAGGCCGTAGACGACGCTGGGGATGGCGGCGAGCAATTCGACAATGGTGCGGAAGATTGCCGCCAGCTTGGCCGGCAGGAAGTCCTGGGTGAGGAAAATGGCCATGCTGACGCCGAAGAAACCGGCGATCAACAGGGCGATCAAGGCGCTGTACAGGGTGCCCCAGATGGCCGGCAGAATACCGTACTTGCCTTGGTTGACGTCCCAGACGCTGCCGAACAACACGTCAAAACCGTGTTTCTCGATGCCGGGCAAGGCCTTGCGGCCCACTTCGTAGACCAGCGCGAAGACCAGCGCCAGCACCAGCACCACACCGATGCGTGCCAGCGCACGGAAGGTGCGATCAACCAGGAAGTCTTTCGCGGATGGCGGCTGGCACGCGGAGTGGGGGTTTTCCGGGATGGCGAAAGGTGTGTTCATGGGCAGGTTCCGGGACTGGGGGCAAACACCCCCGGCATGGCAGGACCACACCGGGAGCGCCTGGTGGTGTTACTGGATATTGGCGGACGCTTTGCGCACCTGGTCGACCACCGATTGCGGCAGCGGGATGTAGCCCATCGAGTCGGCGATCTTCTGCCCTTCGGTCAGGCTGTACTCGACCATGTCACGCATGGCTTTGGCCTTGGCCGGGTTGCCGTTGTCCTTGCGGAAGATCATCCAGGTGTAGGAGGTGATCGGGTAGGACTTGGCACCTTCCGGGTCAGGCAGCCAGGCCACCAGGTTTTCCGGCATGTTCACCGCAGCCAGCGCCTCGGCACCGCTTTCGGCGTTCGGCACCACGTACTGGCCGGCCTTGTTCTGCAACTGGGCGAAGTCGACCTTGGCCAGCTTGGCGAAGCCGTATTCGATGTAGCCGATGGCACCCGGGGTCTGGCGTACGGTGGCGGTTACCCCATCGTTCTTCGGCGACTTGATGAACTTGTCGCTGGCCGGCCAGTTGACGGTGTTGCCTTCACCCAGCGTTTGCTTGAAATCGGCGTTGATCGCCGACAGGTGCTTGGTGAAGACCGCCGTGGTACCGCTGGAGTCGGCGCGCACGACGACGGTGATCGGGGTGGCTGGCAGTTTCAGCTCAGGGTTGGCCGCGACGATCTGCGGGTCGTTCCACTGGGTGATCTTGCCGAGGAAGATGTTCGAGTAAACGTCCCGCGGCAGCTTCAGCCCTTTCGGGTTGCCTGGCAGGTTGTAGGCCAGGACGATTTCACCGGCGGTCATCGGCAGCAACTGCACGCCTTCGCCGACCTTGGCGATTTCTTCAGGCTTCATGGCCGAGTCGCTGGCGGCAAAATCGACAGTCTTGTTCAGAAAGTCCTGAACACCGGCCCCGCTCCCCTTGGACTGGTAATCCACGGTGACGCCGTCAGTTTCCTTGCTGAAGGCCTTGAACCAGGTCAAGTAGATAGGTGCCGGGAAGCTGGCGCCGGAACCGGTCAGGCGTACGTTCTCTGCAGCGAACGCGGCCGAAGTGGCGCAGACAGAAACGGCAACGGCAAGTGCAGCAGACTTCATCAGGCGTATCATCGAAAAGCGCTCCGTGTGATGGCCGGCACACTTTGCAGCAGCAATGTTACAGCTTTGTGACTGATGAAAGGCATGCCGCGGGATAGAGCCGCCCGCTCCCGCCATCACGGCGCAGCCTGACTTCACAAGGACATGACGCACTCGCAGGTGCCAGCCGCAACGTTAACCTGCCGATATGTCGATTGCATGACCACCTCGGTGGCGCGGTGCCCGTCCGTCGCCAACGCGGCACCCCATGCGCGGGTTGCGGGCCGAACAGTGGGTGACCCATTGTAAAAGGAGATTCACCATGCAACCGATAACGGCTCGATCAATGCTGCTCGCCCTCTGCCTGGGCATCAGCACTCCCCTCGCGCTGGCCGCCACTGATGTGATCGACCAGCCCGCCCCGGGCAGCCAGCCTCACGATAATGGCCATATGAACAGCCAAGGTGGAGCAAGCGGCTCCGGCACCCCGGCCGATGGCATGGGTACAGGCACGGGCGGCACGGATGACAATGGCACCGACAGCACGGGTGGCGATGGCACCACAGGTGGTTCGGGTAGCGGTAGCGGCACGGGGACCGGCGCTGGTAGCGGAACGGGCAGCGGCACCGGTGGCAGCAGTGGCGGTTCGAGCGGTGCGGGCGGTGGCGGCGCAGGCTCCGGCAGTTGAGGCTGGCAGCTGAGGGCCTGGCGTGACGGTAGCTCCCGGCAACGCCACGGTGCGGGTGCGCCTGCACAGCACCGACATCCCGGCCCGCCTCGACCGGCTGCCCTGGACGCGTTTTCATACGCTACTGGTACTGGCGCTGGGCATCACCTGGCTGCTCGACGGCCTGGAGGTGACATTGGCTGGCTCGGTGTCGGGCGCCCTCAAGAACAGCCCGGCGCTGGCCATGAGCAACATCGACATCGGCCTGGCGGGAGCTGCCTATATCGCCGGCGCGGTGCTCGGCGCGTTGTTCTTCGGTTGGCTGACCGACCGCCTGGGGCGGCGCAAGCTGTTTTTCATCACGCTGCTCCTGTACATCGGAGCGACCGCTGCCACGGCGTTTTCCTGGAACCTGTGGAGCTTCCTGCTGTTCCGCTTCTGCGCCGGCGCCGGCATCGGCGGCGAGTACACCGCGATCAACTCGACCATCCAGGAATTCACCCCGGCGCGCTATCGCGGCTGGGTCGACCTGACCATCAATGGCACTTTCTGGATCGGCGCAGCGCTAGGCGCGGTGGCTGCGGTGGTGCTGCTCGACCCGGCCGTGGCCGGTGGCGAACTGGGCTGGCGCCTGTGCTTTGGCATTGGCGCGGTACTGGGCCTGCTGATCATGCTGATGCGCCTGTGGATACCCGAGAGCCCGCGCTGGCTGATGGTTCACGACCAGCCGGAGGAAGCCGAGCGCATCGTTGCCGAAATCGAACGCCACTACCGCCAACGCGGCATTGCCCTACCGCCAGTGCAGGCCCCTCCCTTGCGCCTGCGCGCGCGTGACCATACGCCGCTGCGCGAGGTCTTCCACAGCCTGTTCGTCGAGCATCGTCGGCGGGCGCTGGTGGGCCTGACCCTGCTCACCGCCCAGGCCTTCTTCTACAACGCGATCTTCTTCACCTACGCGCTGGTACTGACCGACTTCTATGGCGTGCCGTCGGCACAGGTGGGCTGGTATGTGCTGCCGTTCGCCCTGGGCAACTTCTGCGGGCCGTTGCTGCTGGGCTGGCTGTTCGACTCGGTAGGCAGGCGCATCATGATCAGCGCGACCTACCTGGTGTCGGGTGTCCTGCTGGCACTCAGCGGCTACCTGTTCCAGCAGCAACTGCTCGACGTGGCCCAGCAGACCCTCGCCTGGATGGTGATCTTCTTCTTTGCCTCGGCTGCGGCCAGCTCGGCCTACCTGACGGTGGCAGAGACCTTCCCGCTCGAAATCCGCGCGCTGGCGATCGCCGTGTTCTACGCCTTCGGCACCGGGCTTGGCGGCCTCATCGGCCCCACCCTGTTCGGCGCGCTGATCGACTCGGGTGAACGCCTGAACGTGCTGTATGGCTACCTGCTCGGCGCGGCGCTGATGATCATCGCCGCGCTCACCCAGGCCGTGTGGGGCGTGGCTGCCGAGCGCCGCTCACTGGAGCACGTGGCCAGGCCACTGTCGCAAGTCAGCGACACCTGAACCAAGCCGGGCAGTGGACCGCTCGTCCATTGCCCGGCACTCTGCCGCTGCAGCGGTTTCAACCGTGGCAGGCAAACTCAGCAGGAGTGAAGACCATGCCACGCGGTGACAAGGACAAATACACAGACAAGCAGAAGCGCAAGGCCGAACATATAGAAGAAAGCTACGAACACAAAGGCGTGTCGAAGGATGAGGCCGAAGCGCGCGCCTGGGCTACGGTCAACAAGCAGTCCGGCGGCGGCGAGAAGAAAGGCGGCTCCGGTAGCAGAACCTCTTCTGCAGAGAAGAAAACCGCGCGCGAGGATTCGGCCAAACGCGCCGCCAAATCACGCCAGGGCCATTCACGCACTTCGGGCGCCTCGCTGGAGACGCAGAGCAAGGAAAGCCTGCTGAAGGAAGCGCGCAGCAAGGACATCAAGGGGCGCTCCAGCATGACCAAGGCCGAGTTGGTGGAGGCGCTGCGCAAGCACGCTTGATACACGCTCAACACGGATCAGCCCATGGCACCCAGGCCGTTGCCAGCCATGGGCGCGTCATCGGCACCCGGGCAACGGTTGCGGCATTCGCATTCGAACTCGGCTTGCGCGCGCGTCGGCAGGTTCAGGCTCAAGCGAATCTTGTCTTGCGTATCGTAGAGGTCGTAACCCTCCCCCAGGGCGACGGGAAAGCCAAGCCGGCGAGGATAGGTTTCTTTCTTGAGAGGCACAGCGGGCACCACAACGAAACGCGTCTGCATGATCATCCCCCTTCGGCACCACCTTAGTATTAGTATGGCTATGTGAAAGCATCAAGTTGATTCATGCAATAAATCTCGGGGCGCAGTGCCTGCGCCTGCACCTGGTGTTCCTGAAGGGCGGCGCTGCTTGCTGCAGAGGATCGCCTTATTTCCTGTTGCCGGGCCTGTAACGCGGCGCCACGCCAGGCATCGCATCGATTCCATCGATGATTACTATCGAACGACGTGCCTGTCGGCCAGGCAAAATCGCCCCTTACAATCGCTTTCAGCCTTTCCCCGCTCGTGCGCCTGTTTCAGGCGACTTCTTTGTCCCGGAATCCAATACCATGCCAAATTCCAGCCCGGCCCCTCGCGGCCTGCCCGAACATGCCCAGCAAAGCGTCAAACAGCAGTGGCTGGCGATCCTCTCGGTGGCTGTCGGCGCCTTCGCGCTGGTGACCAGCGAGTTTCTGCCGGTGGGCGTACTCAATGACGTCGCCAGCGACCTCGGCATCAGTGCCGGCCATGCCGGCTTGATGGTGACCCTGCCCGGCATCATGGCCGCCCTCGCCGCCCCGCTGCTGTCGGTGTGCATCGGCGCCCTGGACCGTCGTTACCTATTGATCGGCCTGACGCTGATCATGATCATTGCCAACGCCGTGGTGGCCTACGCCAGCGACTTCAGCCTGCTGCTGTTCGGGCGCGTGCTGCTGGGCATCAGCATCGGTGGCTTCTGGGCCACCGCCATCGCCCTCAGCGGCCGTCTGGCGCCCAAGGGCATCGGCGTTGCGCAGGCCACCTCGATCATCATGGTCGGGGTGACCCTGGCCACCGTGCTGGGCGTGCCGGTAGGCACCTGGCTGAGTGGCCTGATGGGCTGGCGCACGACCTTCCTGATCACCGCGCTGCTGGGTGTCCCCGTGCTGCTGGCGCAGGTGCTGTTGCTGCCCCGGCTCAACCCGGACAAGGCGATTCGCATCAGCGACCTGCCGGCGCTGTTCATCAACCCACTGGCGCGGGTCGGCCTGATCGCCGTGTTGCTGATCGGCCTGGCGCACTTTGCCGCGTACACTTATGTCGCCCCGTTCTTCAAGCAAAGCTCCGGCTTCGATGGGCCGACCATTGGCTCGTTGCTGCTGCTTTATGGTGTGGCCGGGGTCATCGGCAACCTTTTTGCCGGTTTCGCCGCCAACCGCAGCGTGCGTCACACCCTGTTGCTGGTCGCGTTGATGATCGGCATCAGCACCGCCCTGTTCCCGCACTTCGCCACCGGCCTTACCGGCGCCGCGATGCTGATCGGATTGTGGGGCTTCGCCTTCGGCGCGTTCCCGGCCTGCGCCAGTATCTGGATGTTCGTCGTCGCGCCGAAGGACGTCGAACGCGGCATGCCGCTGTTCGTTGCCATGTTCCAGGTCATCATTGCGCTGGGTTCGTTCTTCGGCGGGCGCATCGTCGACCAGCTGGGCAGCGCGATGCTGTTGAGCCTGGCCACGGCGCTGGTGGGGTGTGGCTTCGCCACGGTGCTGATACTGGGGCGTAATGTCAGCAACAGCCTGGCGGCCCAGCCTGGCTGACCGGAGCCGCGAGCGCCTGCCAGACAGTTTCCGCGGCACGTACCAGGTGCTGACACTGTTCAGCTGACCGCCTGCAGGTACCTGCAGGCGAGACGGCGGCGGCTGTAAGCGTTGTATTTACCATCGCCAGGATCTGGCACACCTTGGCCTACCTGAAGGGTGTCCAACCCTGGAGGACCGTTTTCTACGCGGTCGGCATCCTCTGTCTGCTGGGGCTTTGCGCGGCGGTCATGATGAGCGTGAAACGTTCGTGCCAGGGGAAAGGTTTGTCGCCAGGTCAGCCAAGGCGACGGTCATCCAAAGGTGCAGAGCAAAGCACCAATACGGGTCAAAATCCGCAGCCCGGCGCAGGACGCGCCGTTTTGATGCATGGCTGCCGCCGGCGCTGCTTGCCGGCGTGCCACCAAGGCGCGTCGCGCACTGCCAGCCAGCACACAAAAAACCACTTCATTTCAAAGCGTTGCCGATCGTTCGCAACCTTTCCCGCACGCCGCCGGGCTTTCGGCACCTTCATTGCAATGGACTCCATTGCCTTCTCAACGCAACAACGCTTGATCGAATCAGAGGCTGACGACAGACACAGGACCCGCCTACCCCAGCAAGGCCGCACCCAGAACATGTAGATGAACCGCAATGAAGCTGCCGGCAACGGTGGCAAGGAGTGGGTATGTCCCGGGCATTTTTCAATGAAATGTATGACACGAACGGAAGTTGCCGCCCGCACTACCAGGAGTTCGCCCGCTGGTTGGCCAACACCCCGCAGGAATTGCTGGAGCAACGTCGACGCGAAGCCGACCTGCTGTTCCACCGCGCCGGTATCACCTTCACCTTGTACGGTGACGAACAGGACACCGAGCGCCTGATCCCCTTCGACATCATCCCGCGCAGCATTCGCGCCAGCGAATGGCGCATGGTCGAGCGCGGCTGTATCCAGCGCGTGCAGGCCCTGAACCTGTTCCTGGAGGATATCTACCACGACCAGCGCATCCTCAAGGCCGGCATCATCCCGCCCGAGCAAGTGCTGGCCAACGAGGGGTACCAGATCGCCATGCAGGGCCTCGGGCTGCACCGTGGCCTGTATGCGCATATCGCCGGCGTCGACCTGGTCCGCGATGGCGATGGCAGCTACTTCGTGCTGGAAGACAACCTGCGCACCCCCAGCGGGGTCAGCTACATGCTCGAAGACCGCAAGATGATGATGCGGCTGTTCCCCGAGCTGTTCGCCGCCCAGCGTATCGCCCCGATCGACCACTACCCCAACCTGCTGCTGGACACGCTCAAGAGCGCCAGCCCGCTGGACAACCCCACCGCCGTGCTGCTGACCCCCGGGCGCTTCAACAGCGCCTATTTCGAACATGCCTTCCTGGCGCGGGAGATGGGTATCGAGCTGGTCGAGGGCGCCGACCTGTTCATCCGCGACGAGCATGTCTACATGCGCACCACCGCCGGCCCGCAGCAGGTCGACGTGATCTACCGCCGCCTGGACGACGATTACCTCGACCCGCTGTCGTTCAACCCTGACTCGATGCTGGGCGTGCCGGGGCTGATCTCGGTGTACCGCGCCGGCAACGTGGTGCTGGCCAACGCCGTAGGCACCGGGGTCGCCGACGACAAGTCGATCTACCCCTATGTCGACGACATGATCCGCTTCTACCTGAGCGAAGAGCCGATCCTGAACAATGTACCCACCTGGCAATGCCGCAGGCCGGCCGACCTGTCGCATGTCCTGGCCCACCTGCCCGAACTGGTGGTCAAGGAAACCCAGGGCTCCGGTGGCTACGGCATGCTGGTCGGGCCGGCATCGACCAGCGCCCAGATCGAAGACTTCCGTGCCCGCATCAAGGCCCGCCCGCACGCTTATATCGCCCAGCCCACCCTGTGCCTGTCCACCTGCCCGACCTTCGTCGACAGCGGCATCGCCCCGCGCCACATCGACCTGCGCCCGTTCGTGCTGTCCGGCAGTGAAACCCGCCTGGTGCCAGGCGGCCTGACCCGCGTGGCCTTGCAGGAAGGCTCGCTGGTGGTCAACTCGTCGCAGGGCGGCGGGACCAAGGACACCTGGGTGGTGGAGGACTGAACCATGCTTTCGAGAACCGCTTCCGACCTGTACTGGATGTCCCGCTACCTGGAGCGCGCGGAAAACCTGGCGCGCATGCTCGAGGTCAGTTATTCGCTGTCACTGATGCCCCAGGCCGGGCGCAGTGACGGCCATGCCGAGCTGGCCATGTCGCTGCTGGCATCGGGGACGCTGGACGACTACCGCCGCCGCCACGGCGAACTCGACAGCGAGCGCATGCTGCACTTCTTCGCCCTCGACGCGACCAACCCCAGCAGCATCTATTGCTGCCTGCAGGCGGCCAGGACCAATGCCCACGCGGTGCGTGGCCGCATCACTGCCGACATGTGGGAGAACATCAACGCAACCTGGATCGAGATGCGCAACATTGCCGGCAACGGCCTTGGCCGTTATGGCATCAGCCAGTTCTGCGACTGGGTAAAGGAACGCTCGCACCTGTTCCGTGGGGCAACCTCAGGCACCATCATGCGCAACGATGCCTACAGCTTCATCCGCCTGGGGACGTTCCTGGAGCGGGCGGACAACACCCTGCGCCTGCTCGATGCCCGCTACGAAATGTTTGGCGAGGCCTCCGAAGAGGTCAGTGACGACTCGGCCCGTGGCTATTACCAGTGGAGTGCCCTGTTGCGCGCACTGACCTCCTACGAAGCCTTCAACGAGCTGTACCGGGCCGCGCCCAGTGCACGGCCGGTGTCCGAACTGCTGTTGCTGCGGGTGGACGTGCCCCGCTCGCTGCACGCCTGCATCGAGGAACTGGACCGGATCCTCGCCAGCCTGCCGGGCAGCAACCGCCGCGCCGCCCAGCGCATGGCCGCCGAACTCAATGCGCGCCTGCGCTACACCGCTGTCGACGAGATTCTCGAAGCCGGCCTGCACCCGTGGCTGAGCGACTTCATCGGGCGCATCAACCAATTGGGCCAGGCGGTCCACCACTCCTATCTGGAGGTCGTATGAAACTGTCCATTCGCCACGACACCACCTACAGCTATGCCAGCGATGTGTGCAACAGCATTCAGTTCCTGCGCCTGACGCCGCGCAGCAGCGAGCGTCAGCGCATCGACCAATGGCAGCTGGAACTGCCCTGCGAGGTCAAAGGCCAGATCGATCCATATGGCAACATCCTGCACGTGCTGACCCTGGACAAACCCCACGGCCACCTGGCCCTGACCGCCAGCGGCCAGGTGGAGATCGACCCGGAACGCGAGCAGGAGGCCGGCGAGCAGTCGCCGCTGCCATTCCTGCGCGGCAGCCACCTGACCCAGGCCGATGACACGCTCAAGGCCTTTGCCAGCCGCCACTGCGGTGAGCACCGCGACCGCGCGGCACTGATCGGGCTGATGCACGGGCTGGCCGAGCACATGCCCTACAGCCCGGGCGCAACGTCGGTGGGCACCACCGCCATCGAAGCATTCAGCGGCGCTGCCGGGGTCTGCCAGGACCACACCCACGCCTTCCTCGCCTGCGCGCGCAGCCTGGGGATACCGGCGCGCTACGTCTCCGGTTACCTGTGCACCGAAGACGAGCAGCACCTGGCCAGCCATGCCTGGGCCGAAGCCTGGGTCGACGGCGCCTGGTACAGCTTCGACATCACCAACCGCCTGACCCGGCCGGAGCGCCACCTGAAGCTGGCCGTGGGCCTGGATTACCTCGATGCCTGCCCGGTCAGGGGCGTGCGCCGTGGCGGTGGCGCCGAATCGCTGCAGGCCAGCGTCCATGTGCACCGCCAGTGACAGGCGCTGCCCCATTTCCGGAAAAACAAGGGAAACAGCATGACCTACTGTGTCGCCATGCACCTGGCGGACGGGCTCGTCTTCATCAGCGACTCACGCACCAATGCAGGCATTGACCAGATCGCCAGCTTTGCCAAGCTGTTCGTGTTCGGTGTGCCGGGCGAACGCCTGATCGTCCTGCAGACCGCCGGCAACCTGGCAACCTCGCAGTCGGTGGTGAACCTGCTGCGCCAGCGCACCCGCGGCCCCGGCCCCCACCTGCTGAACGTGGCCACGCTGTACGATGCAACGGTGCTGGTAGCCGACACCCTGCGCGAAGTGGTCAGCCGCGATCGCAGCAAGTTGTCGGCCGGCATCGACCTGAGCAGTTCGTTCATCGTCGGTGGCCAGATTGCCGGCGACCCGATGGCCATCTACAACGTCTACGCGCAGGGCAATTTCTTCCAGGCCACGGCGGACACGCCGTTCCTGCAACTGGGCGAAAGCAAGTATGGCCGACCGATTCTGGACCGCAACCTGGGCTACCATACGCCGCTCGATGAAGCCTTGCGCTGCGGCCTGATCTCGTTCGACTCGACCATTCGCAGCAACCTGTCGGTGGGCATGCCGCTGGACCTGCTGGTGTATCACAAGGA harbors:
- the pstB gene encoding phosphate ABC transporter ATP-binding protein PstB — its product is MDCKLDKIFYGNFMAVRDSHVPIRKNQITGFIGPSGCGKSTVLRSLNRMNDLVKGFRFEGHVHFLGQDVYGKGVDPVVVRRYIGMVFQQPNPFSMSIFDNVAFGLRLNRYKGDIGDRVKHALQGAALWDEVKDKLKVSGLSLSGGQQQRLCIARAIATEPEVLLLDEPCSALDPIATRRVEELMVELKKDYTIALVTHNMQQAIRVADQTAFFSVDISQGTRTGYLVEMGPTTQIFQNPREQLTADYISGKFS
- the pstA gene encoding phosphate ABC transporter permease PstA, with translation MTDLTTPTKALPSLQRKLEGRSLRSLVLTTLAWCAALVASVPLVSVLYMLITRGGARLNLEVFTELPPTGFEMGGGFGNAMVGTFVMVGIAAAIAVPVGILAAVFLAELGPDSKLANAARFAARMLTGLPSILAGVFAYALVVMTTGTYSAPAGGVALAVLMLPIVVLTAEESMKMVPKIMKDAAYGMGCTRAQVIWKIVLPTGLPAILTGVMLAVARAAGETAPLLFTALFSNYWILHDGDLAVMNPTASLAVLIYNFSGMPFDNQLELAWAASLVLVMIVLVINILSRVFGKPKY
- the pstC gene encoding phosphate ABC transporter permease subunit PstC; amino-acid sequence: MNTPFAIPENPHSACQPPSAKDFLVDRTFRALARIGVVLVLALVFALVYEVGRKALPGIEKHGFDVLFGSVWDVNQGKYGILPAIWGTLYSALIALLIAGFFGVSMAIFLTQDFLPAKLAAIFRTIVELLAAIPSVVYGLWGIYVVIPAIRPLTTWLNSELGWIPFFGTSLSGPGLLPAALVLAIMILPTIAAVSQDALTSVPMKTKQAAYGLGATHWEAILKVMVPSAATGIFGSLVLGLGRALGETMALAMLVGNANNISVSLFAPANTLAALLALNFPEAGPNEVEVLMYAALVLMFITLLVNVLGSMIMLYAQRGNK
- the pstS gene encoding phosphate ABC transporter substrate-binding protein PstS, with amino-acid sequence MIRLMKSAALAVAVSVCATSAAFAAENVRLTGSGASFPAPIYLTWFKAFSKETDGVTVDYQSKGSGAGVQDFLNKTVDFAASDSAMKPEEIAKVGEGVQLLPMTAGEIVLAYNLPGNPKGLKLPRDVYSNIFLGKITQWNDPQIVAANPELKLPATPITVVVRADSSGTTAVFTKHLSAINADFKQTLGEGNTVNWPASDKFIKSPKNDGVTATVRQTPGAIGYIEYGFAKLAKVDFAQLQNKAGQYVVPNAESGAEALAAVNMPENLVAWLPDPEGAKSYPITSYTWMIFRKDNGNPAKAKAMRDMVEYSLTEGQKIADSMGYIPLPQSVVDQVRKASANIQ
- a CDS encoding MFS transporter: MRVRLHSTDIPARLDRLPWTRFHTLLVLALGITWLLDGLEVTLAGSVSGALKNSPALAMSNIDIGLAGAAYIAGAVLGALFFGWLTDRLGRRKLFFITLLLYIGATAATAFSWNLWSFLLFRFCAGAGIGGEYTAINSTIQEFTPARYRGWVDLTINGTFWIGAALGAVAAVVLLDPAVAGGELGWRLCFGIGAVLGLLIMLMRLWIPESPRWLMVHDQPEEAERIVAEIERHYRQRGIALPPVQAPPLRLRARDHTPLREVFHSLFVEHRRRALVGLTLLTAQAFFYNAIFFTYALVLTDFYGVPSAQVGWYVLPFALGNFCGPLLLGWLFDSVGRRIMISATYLVSGVLLALSGYLFQQQLLDVAQQTLAWMVIFFFASAAASSAYLTVAETFPLEIRALAIAVFYAFGTGLGGLIGPTLFGALIDSGERLNVLYGYLLGAALMIIAALTQAVWGVAAERRSLEHVARPLSQVSDT
- a CDS encoding termination factor Rho, whose protein sequence is MPRGDKDKYTDKQKRKAEHIEESYEHKGVSKDEAEARAWATVNKQSGGGEKKGGSGSRTSSAEKKTAREDSAKRAAKSRQGHSRTSGASLETQSKESLLKEARSKDIKGRSSMTKAELVEALRKHA
- a CDS encoding MFS transporter — translated: MPNSSPAPRGLPEHAQQSVKQQWLAILSVAVGAFALVTSEFLPVGVLNDVASDLGISAGHAGLMVTLPGIMAALAAPLLSVCIGALDRRYLLIGLTLIMIIANAVVAYASDFSLLLFGRVLLGISIGGFWATAIALSGRLAPKGIGVAQATSIIMVGVTLATVLGVPVGTWLSGLMGWRTTFLITALLGVPVLLAQVLLLPRLNPDKAIRISDLPALFINPLARVGLIAVLLIGLAHFAAYTYVAPFFKQSSGFDGPTIGSLLLLYGVAGVIGNLFAGFAANRSVRHTLLLVALMIGISTALFPHFATGLTGAAMLIGLWGFAFGAFPACASIWMFVVAPKDVERGMPLFVAMFQVIIALGSFFGGRIVDQLGSAMLLSLATALVGCGFATVLILGRNVSNSLAAQPG
- a CDS encoding MAPEG family protein — translated: MQVPAGETAAAVSVVFTIARIWHTLAYLKGVQPWRTVFYAVGILCLLGLCAAVMMSVKRSCQGKGLSPGQPRRRSSKGAEQSTNTGQNPQPGAGRAVLMHGCRRRCLPACHQGASRTASQHTKNHFISKRCRSFATFPARRRAFGTFIAMDSIAFSTQQRLIESEADDRHRTRLPQQGRTQNM